The DNA segment TCTCGACTAAATCCCAATTGCACCAAACATCCATATTGCGGCTATGCGATAATGTTCCCACCACAAATGGAGCATTTGAACCTTGTGGAACATTATTGACGGATGAGGAGTTTGTGCTTTTAGAGTTCTTGGAAGCCATTAAAAATATGTAAAGAATGAGAAGAAATAGatagaagaagaagatgatttgtgaaaaaaaataaaaaaattgtgatATTTATACTATAACCGGTTCCAACGGTCATATAGGAACCGGTTCCAACGGtcagattttgcatttaatgagtTTACATATATCAAGATTCGGTTCCAACGGTCATATCCATATAAGAATCGGTTCCAACGGTAATATACCGGGTACAGATAGGAACCGGGTACAGATAGGAATCGCGTACGGGTTGAAACCGGGTACAGATAGGAACCGGGTACGGTTGGCTTTTTTTAGAAAAAATGGGAACCGGGTAATACCCGTCGGGTTTTTTAAACCTGGGACCGGTTCCTCTGAGCATCGGATAGGAACCGGAACCGGGTCCGGGTCGGGTCCACTGAAATCGGGTAGGAACCGGTTTTTATGCCCATCTCTACCCGAGACACAATTTTTTTCTAATCTAATGTAAaactaatttatttatttttttctcaGTGTATATGATCTAATGTAAaactaatttatttatttttttcccAGTGTATAATTTGTTTATAGcatgaaaaagttttttttttttattaatcatAAAAAATGGTAGCATATGTACTTTTACACGTATATCATTATATATTTGTATATAACACCTACTTAAAACTGATCTTACAATACAGTGTATCGACCAAATCCTCTCCGCAACTCTCACTAGTTTCTATGAAATGTTTGACATATAGTATCACCTAGgagtgtgcacggttcggttcggttattagcattatccgtaaccgtaaacgaagtcatcggttaatcggttcggttaatttgtcggtttttgattcggttcggttaattttcggttaataaccaattcAAACAAGGGCTAATTTTTTTGCTTAGATgaataaatacatgaaatggatgtataaataaatgaaatggaggtataaatgcatgaataaatgtttaaataaatgaaatgaaggtataaataaatgaaatgaaggcataaataaatgaaatagagcTATAATagctagaaatatataaaaaataaatgattcggctcggttaatttcggttaaccgatggtaaaaaaaatatccgttaaccgactttcggttaattcagtttcggttaatttcggttcgaTTTTATCGGTTTTAGGTTCGGTTTCGAttaacggttcggttattgcacacCTCTAGTATCGCCGTGTGAAAGTGTGGAGGGTAAGAAAAACAAATTTCTCTATATTGTTTTTTAATTAGTTAATACATAGCAAGTGTGGAGAGTAAGAAAAATAAATTTCTCTTATAATTAGTGCGTTGATAGTTTTTTATGCTTTTAAAAATAACTAGGAATTacacccgcgcgcgttgcgaCGCGATACGGGTACATCACAAATATGTGATCAACGTAATTAGGCTTCATTACGTAGAGTCAATTGCTAAGcgaatatattaatatataacaTATGGGTAAATGTATGAAAGGTAATTAGGTGGAGTTGTTAGAAAGTTGAAACTATTGAAAGTAGAAGGTGTTCATGATCCGGTTATAACGGTTTTGAATCAAGTTgttaagggtgaagggggtgctcacctaataggtgagtcccctctcttacgccaaaccaatccccgtgtgccacgtcaactcccctcttaaactcccctaacacccccatttgatggcgccactccccctcttaggtgaattggtttttttttttaaaaaaaaaaaaaaaaaaatcattgatTGGACCAAgtctccctctctcctctctctctcctccctctctcgtCCCCCCTCTTCGGCACCTCCCCACCGGTGAAACACCCTCTCTCTACCTCACCGAGAGGTTGGCGGCACCCACCTAATCGGTGAAACCACTCCCCGCCTCCCTCCCCGAATTACGCCCCGTGTACCCTAATAACGGTTTCTGATTTTTGGAAACAAATATAGAGCCGTCGAAATTTGAAACGAACTATTATTAACCGATCAGTTGAATAAATGCTTGAGAATTCACTTGagtttcatgtaaaaaaattggGAAGCACTCAACACCTTCTCAAACATCTTATCTTAGAAACcacaaacccaaaaaaaaaacttttatctttatctttttcaaacttttatctttatctttttcaatggCTGATGTTGCCTTGATCTGTTCTCAGCTAAACAAATGGTAGAAAACCATGTCCCAGATTCACAGATTCAATCTGTGTTTGTTGATGAATGGAAGAAGCAGATAAAACATAGATCTGGTCATGTGTGGCTGCAAGATATCTGGGATCCTGCAGATCAGTCGGCTGATTCGGTCGCCGAAGATTTTCGGCAACCGTGGAGTCAAGAATCTTGTGTCGGCCGATTTAGTAAGGTATTGAAGATTATCCCAACGTGTGGTAATTtgatttataatattatttatcgAGTCCTTCAGCCTGGGATAGGTACAGAAGGAAACGGAAACTAAAATGAACTACATTACTCACGCACGTTGCAGCGCGGGTACATCTCATATGTCGTCACCATTTTCGTGCAGTTTTCAAAAGTTTGAGGATTCAATAGATGGTTTGAATGAAAATGAATCGCAGGCATGATGCAGAGACTACATTCCAAAGTAGGTATAAGGTCTATGGGTAGAATGCTACAGAGCACAGATCCAACATTATTAGAATTTCATAGAAGTCTTCCTCACATATGACTATTCAATTTTCTTTGGTTTAGATTGGTTAGTGTCCACATGTCAATTTCCTAATGTCTTGCTTTCCTTTGGAATACCATCCATTCTTAGAGTGAGAAGatgaaaattattaaaaatcatttatGTTTTGATTTTACTATGGGTTTCCCCTCAACATATTTAGCAGAATATCACATTTATTGGTATCTCAATTGAATATAGGTACGTCAACTTTAGAAAAAAAGAtggaataaaaaaaatatatatactttaatTTTCGCATTACATTTCAGATTTTATTGGTATACCTGAAACTTTTTTATTTATCCCCAGGAGAGGCAAACAAATAAGCATTAAAACAAATTCCAGTTGAAACAGGGCATTGAAACCAAGCTACATATAAGAGGGCTTTTCTAAAAAACAGAAACTTAGAAAGAAAGTTGCAAGTTGACATACGACCCCGGACAAACGAAAGTGGTCATTTGTATAATCAAAACCTAGGGTACAAAAATTATGGTACCGGGTGCCGGTAACGAAGCGGTATCGGTACCGAGTTGACCGAACCGGCTACATTTCGGTATCGATTCGCAACCAAATTTGGACATTTTTGGTAGTGGTCCGTTACGGTACTGGTTCGGGACCGGTTACCGGTTTCTACACTAAAATACTAGTACCGTACCGATTCCGAATCGTAACGGGAATATTCGGTACCGTTACCGGTACCcagtttatttaatttttggacAAATAATTCAAGATAACTTAAAGGATGTCACACAGATGAATAGATTGCTAATTTACCCTTAATAACAAACTCTTAAGAGTAGAAAATGCAGAGCAAATAGCACAAACTAAACAATAATTAATTTTATCCTACTAAAAGCCATACCATAAAATGAAGACATATTACTTTTAAAGCCTAACACCCAATAGTATGCAGATGACTGACCCACTTTTGAATATTGAAAAACATAACATAAAGAAGACCCATCAAAAGGAAGCAAATCACTCtctataaaaacataaaaaagtaaGGCATCAGATACATGGCAACAATAAACACCGAGGCGCACCAGGACAATGCCTAAGGTAACCGGAGAGGTAACAATAACCACAATACTTTATACGGTAACACAAAGATTTCATAGCTTGCAATTCTTTGGCTGCCAAACTTTAAAGTCATACAGATACTTTAGGCTTAAAAAATTCTTATATTCAAACTTCAAATCTATCAATCTTGCATCGATTGTAAAAAAATTTATAGCAAATGATCCTTGTAATCATTCAAAACTCAGAGCAAAAGATATCCATGGccaaaaacaccaaagaaaaaaCTTACAGAGAGCTTAGTTGACCGAACCTTATGAATTTCAAAAGAGATATATGTCGTCCCATATGACTCCTATCTGCGGGACGCAATACGCCGTGCTCCATCCAGCCACTTTTACTGTTCTTCTTCCTCTTTGTCTGGGGACAACTCAGAGAAGATAAGAAATATAAAGATAAACGGAAAAGGAATGAGTATGTCTGACATTACCAACAAAGCAGAGAATCGCATTACCAAATTTGCGTCGAAACACGAAAATACAAAGTTTAAAAGTTGAGGTGTCGGTATAAAGTATATGTGCCAAAAACGTAAATTACCAAAGTATAGGTAAAAATGCAAGTTCTATAAAAAATAAATTAGTGAACGAAAGTTATTGAAGAAATAATAGGTTAAAAATACTTATTATATATGGTATAGGAGTAAAGTTGGAATGTTAGAAACTTGTAAAATGGCGAGCGACATATCGCATTGCGATACTCGTTTTCGGTAGCTTTgttattcatataatatttattgtagCAGAAAATCAAAGAACTCCCGACAAAGCTAGACGAACCAAAGCTCAATTTTAAACACAATCTGTGTAACCGTTTTCCCAACCCGAGAAGCGTTGTGTTACCACAAACTCTAATAACACTCGTAAACGTAAAATCATTAACCTCAAATCTCTCAAACAAAGCTTGTTTAAACAACTGAGCAAGTGAGCATACCCATAAATCATCCCACTCGAAGACACCACATTCCTcacaggcatttcatcaaacaccttacGTGCATCTCCATTCCTCCCACATTTAGCATACACATCCACCATCTAACTCGCAACAAACACATCACCATCGTAAGCAATCTTCACCGCATAACAATGCACACACCAGCCCACATCATAACTTGAAAGAATCGCAACTGATGCGCTTTAGTAGCACTGGGAAAGATATAATCATCAGGACGAACACCAAAAgttttttttgaaatattgtaACGCAAGTACCGGGAGTTCGTTCTGGGCGAAAGATGAGATAACAGAACTCCAAGTGGTTGATGATTTGATATGGGTTTCTTCGAGAACTTGTTGTGAGTCGATCGGGAGCTTGGTTTTGGAGTAGAAGCTGATTAAATAGTGGGAAATGAGTGGGATTATTTGGAGCCCTAGTTTGATTATTTGAGCATGGAGTTGTATTCCCTTACGGGGTGTTCTTGATCTGGTTGAGGAGAGGATGTTGCttatgtttttgtagttttgttcGAAGGTGGTTTGTAGAGTTGAGTTATGTTTTTGTAGAGATTGTTGTTGAATTGTAACCATATTTGAAGATGTGTAGAGATTGTTGTGTTCTTCACTGGTTGAGCAGAGGAGGTTGCATATTTGTAAGAGTTTGGTTTGTTATATTTGTGCAGGAGGAAGAAGAAGGGGAGGCAAAGTCGGTGGTATACCCACCAACTTTATCTTTTAAGATAGTATATAATATAATGTGTATACGAAACTCTATACCATTAGTTAATTCATAGCTTTTTATGCTTTTAAAAATAATGCTTAAACAAAACTCTATACCACTATACCTTAGGTTGAACTTAGTGGGGCGGTATAGCCCCTTATAGCGCCATTATCGCGCCGGGCACACCACCCCCTAGGCGCCATGTTTCAGAAATTTGGGGGAGGCGCTATTATCTTTGCGGCGTGAGGGAGGAAGGTGATTAAGGTTGGACCAATCAAAAAAAGGTTAAtgtttttataattatttaataaaaacgaaaattaataattaggtattgatgggtaggggctttatgactacgggcttaaatgcataacgccccataacgcCCACCCGCACACGTGGCGcgccacatgtcgcataacgcccccaaaagggctttatgactacacatggccttagggcatgtgtagtcataaagcccttttagGGGCGTTATGtgacatgtggcatgccacgtcaccccggggctttatggggcgttatgcaatttgaggccgtagtcataaagcccctgtgtaatcattactcattttttaatttttatttttttaattcatttgtaacttttttaaaaataaaattcatttaattaaataaaaaaagtacaataaaattaaaaaaaaacattaaactagaaaaaaaaaacattaaactagcataaaaaaaattacacaatcaaagattatattttttttcaatccgCTCCTTTTGTGCCAACGCCATTTTCAAAGCTTTTCCCGTTAAGTGGTCATGCGGTTTGGAGTAGAAGTCAAAGTCGTGAGCCCATTGTCGATCCCGCATAATCTCCGTAACTTTTTCGTTCTCCTCCAAACGTTTGTTACCGAGTTCGTGTATGTCTTGAAGCCGCTTGTTTATCTCCGAAAATGCGTGACTCATATCCGTTCCCATAGACATCGACGACGACTCGGGTTTTTTCGCCCGGCTTTTTCTTCCGGGCGGTCTTGGTAGCTCCTCCACCGGCTCGTCATCCGGAATTTCCTCGTTCAAGCCGATGTTTCGAGCGTCGGAGGTTGGCGTTTCGGGTTCACCCGACTCGTTTGTTTTGGACCTCTTTGATGGCCGTGTATTTCCCGAACGACCACTTGGAGTAGATACGACGGCCCATTTGGGGCTATGGCCAAGGATTTGCCAACACTTCATGTACGGGAAATGGCCATTAGCGTTCGTATACTCGACCAATGCCTCTTGCGTAATGTCTTCATCGCTACTTCCACTTTTCCATCCGGAATACAAGCGTTGGTAcacggtttgaaagtttgtgcacTTCTTGTTTATATCGGTCCACTTCCCCGATATAGAGTCCGGTAGGCGGTATTCCTCTCCTCTACCCATGAGCTCGAAAAAGAGTTCTCGTATTCGGTTCCAAAATACGGttttactttgattgtttgctgcacacaaaacaatataaaatgttagttcaaaatttaaaaaataaaaactgaaaataataaaaaacagaaaaaaataaaaaacagaaaagaaaatataaaacagaaaataaaaaacaaaaaactgaaaataaaaaaaaaacacaaaataaataaaaaacagaaaagaaaaaacagaaaataaaaaaccgaaaataaaaaaaacagaaaaaaatttaaaaacagaaaaaaaaataaacatacctATGACCGGGTCCTCCGAAACATCGATGAAAGCGCGGGTTAACGCATACTCCTCTTCGGGCTCCCACGTTATCACATTTTTTTTCGCTCGGGTGTTGGTTTCCACTTTCTTTTTATGTGCCCGTTttgcttttccttttcctttttgcgTCT comes from the Helianthus annuus cultivar XRQ/B chromosome 4, HanXRQr2.0-SUNRISE, whole genome shotgun sequence genome and includes:
- the LOC110937166 gene encoding glutathione S-transferase T3-like, translating into MNLLNQPLSWDPNLYGWNPSQNTDGMGSSQAFGSAQAFGSPLHEPDVVPETQPEVPDTQPETQKGKGKAKRAHKKKVETNTRAKKNVITWEPEEEYALTRAFIDVSEDPVIANNQSKTVFWNRIRELFFELMGRGEEYRLPDSISGKWTDINKKCTNFQTVYQRLYSGWKSGSSDEDITQEALVEYTNANGHFPYMKCWQILGHSPKWAVVSTPSGRSGNTRPSKRSKTNESGEPETPTSDARNIGLNEEIPDDEPVEELPRPPGRKSRAKKPESSSMSMGTDMSHAFSEINKRLQDIHELGNKRLEENEKVTEIMRDRQWAHDFDFYSKPHDHLTGKALKMALAQKERIEKKYNL